ACTGGATTTGACCTTGCCACTGGAGCACGCACTCCCGGCAGAGATCGCAAACCCGGCAAGGTCCATCGCCATCACCTGTGTTTCGCCCTTCCATCCGGGCGTGATGAAACAACTGGTGTTCGGCAATCGCGGCGCAGCTTTCCCGACAAAAATAGTCTCATTTGAAAACTCTGCAATGGTATTTTCTAGAATGTTTCTAAGTTTTTCGATGGGGCCCCAGATACCCTCGGCCAAATCATGCCCGGCCGCCTCTGCCGCAGCCCCGAATCCGGCGATGCCAACCACATTCTCGGTGCCCGCACGGCGGCCCATTTCCTGCCCACCCCCTCGGATCTGCGCCGCAAGATCGGTGCCGCGCTTGATCACCAGCGCCCCTACCCCTTTCGGTCCGCCAAGTTTATGCGCCGAAATCAACGCCATCTCGACACCGGACCAGTTAAAGGCCAGCGGCAGCTTGCCAAAGGCCTGGGTCATATCGCTAACGGCCAGCCCATTGGGCAGCGCTTGCACCACGCCGGTTTCGGAATTGGCCAGTTGCAAGACAGCCTGCGCCGGATCCGCAACCGCAACCCGCCCGTCGCTATCAGCCGGCAAATCGGGCGTGATCCAAGACGTCAGCGCGTCATGCTCGACCGCAGCACCATGGAGGTGTCGCCCAATACAGGCGAGCGCCGCCGCTTCGGTCGCCCCAGAGGTGAAAATCACATCAGCCCCATCCGCGCCAAGCGCCGTCGCCACTTGCGCCCGCGCGCGCTCGATCAGCCCTTTGGCGGCGCGCCCCTCGGCATGCACGCTCGAGGGGTTACCGATCAGATCCATCGCGTCCAGCATGGCCTCGCGCGCTTCAACGCGCAGCGGGGCGGTTGCGTTATAATCGAGATAGACTCTCTGCATGATTGTCCGTTCTTCCAAGTGAAATACGCAGGATCTGCGACAGCACAGCCCTTAGAAAGGCCTGATCACTCGTCATCCACCAC
The nucleotide sequence above comes from Roseovarius mucosus. Encoded proteins:
- a CDS encoding cysteine desulfurase family protein, with translation MQRVYLDYNATAPLRVEAREAMLDAMDLIGNPSSVHAEGRAAKGLIERARAQVATALGADGADVIFTSGATEAAALACIGRHLHGAAVEHDALTSWITPDLPADSDGRVAVADPAQAVLQLANSETGVVQALPNGLAVSDMTQAFGKLPLAFNWSGVEMALISAHKLGGPKGVGALVIKRGTDLAAQIRGGGQEMGRRAGTENVVGIAGFGAAAEAAGHDLAEGIWGPIEKLRNILENTIAEFSNETIFVGKAAPRLPNTSCFITPGWKGETQVMAMDLAGFAISAGSACSSGKVKSSRVLRAMGFDEAMAGSAIRVSLGPQTTEDDILRFAESWLKRLQKHRGRLA